From Xiphophorus hellerii strain 12219 chromosome 9, Xiphophorus_hellerii-4.1, whole genome shotgun sequence, a single genomic window includes:
- the nhsa gene encoding Nance-Horan syndrome protein isoform X2 — protein sequence MPFAKRAVKPQLLCRYRSPGEVVEQQQEEGLLFDDLVSISNVALSRTLRQLSDLAKHACSIFQELESDLASTNQRVRGLQGKITQLQQCCSELDPKQEAVPVSDLDVESKLTAHFRAPWRLQRNVLHPSTRPACVAELHRQANHSLWSLNQGHQRTERRVTISALPPTPVYPSPLIEPMQDGRGKSLTTFDSARSSSPTECCSLSPWSRKAAPTDPDTDGVALGHRSKFPIPNIPSTLDKQTNWSRALPLPTPEERMKCNSQVIASCIIPINVTGVGFDRDASVRCSLVHSQSLLQRRRKLRRRRTVAGFPRQVQQDFDSDDSPGSRERTVIVHTTADITPSTEGLASHLTTRDSGCQTEDFLTSGAPCRRRLRVQRGQGVSLLLSHSAGNISCLPDSADPMFSSSVEARLRSRSLPRDSSRMMMILMDDERNDSDEEEELAPFDSEGFLPGRRERILKEEEESADDRAVSERQLGGLKFAQLSDSPEHSWMERTGAQLPRKADMGSCEISSSSDTFSSPVHSVSAAGVLGSQMDHKDDHQSSSGNWSGSSSTCPSQTSETIPPAASPPLTGSSHCDSELSLNAATHTAEDQTSFLLDNYQGLRTQRAGSFSSAAMDILEEAGVSTPMEGEWDFPNAEPSSSQGFSPEPGREAESSLGCPSFTSMATCESSFSDKPPSEKADTVSYYSVDTEGYYTSMHFDCGLKGSKSFTYNYANPGSDCGLSDVSGHLTLGRRCLSLRKSKAKPSPPKRSSSLRKICSEGHIPEKREPKITGTYRHPVSLSSKERRMQLALSGSPGLMENSSLGREPLEVWAMEGTSDLTDLGILSSKDAHSFKDNGIVQSDYADLWLLNDLKSSDPYRSLSNSSTATGTTVIECIKSQESSESQTSQSGSRATTPSLPSVESEFKLTSPEKLAGLASPSSGYSSQSETPTSSFPSTFFPGPLSPATGKRKPKVPERKSSLSSLSLQARSSRDVATSKKDLELPMIPPSHLDLSALHSPSNKDSAYGNQLPNLLQIKQKDVPTAKTVTSPNLESFTAHSLSITPSILQKVQLRSISKQPEDLHENKVASRLQFPSENSTSSQSLALKSPSMHNSHNHHVSSNDSIHASNEELSMANSKGTEVLSGSATAVGLQSEPCLDGSNVPKALTVHEAKQRSESPVTSVCSGESIPHVDSSGQQQSELPEAEMCPCPPVLHSSPKRSNCVDKVPAADSPLETSQESSISSEGENDSSGVSAESASQDRKEESTEEADDCFSKDFTESDNSAPSQLEESQKEDDSVFLSPNKSRTTEDLFAMIHRSKRKVLGRKDSTELAARTRLSASSGNTPPPSSTVTSPVPAASPSSPSPAVTPPAPHRVSGPIYRNAKKSSTSNEEFKQLLLKKGSRSDSSYRMSAAEILKSPVAPKSPGDFLTESPRQSEEAPSPLQQLLLDQEQLSSPYPKANGESFSPRPFLSSAASRQGRSRIPPPASSSRYSVRSRLYSTPMQAISEGETENSDGSPHDDRST from the exons CCGTGTCCGACCTGGACGTGGAGAGTAAGCTGACGGCACACTTCAGAGCGCCGTGGCGCCTCCAGAGGAATGTTTTGCACCCCTCCACACGGCCGGCATGTGTGGCAGAGCTGCACAGGCAGGCCAACCACAGCCTGTGGTCACTGAACCAAG GTCACCAGAGGACGGAGCGCAGAGTGACCATCTCAGCCCTGCCCCCCACGCCCGTATACCCCTCCCCTCTCATCGAGCCGATGCAAGACGGTCGGGGCAAAAGTCTAACAACG TTCGACTCCGCCCGCTCCTCCTCCCCCACCGAATGTTGCAGCCTCTCTCCCTGGAGCAGAAAG GCTGCGCCTACTGACCCCGACACTGACGGGGTGGCTCTAGGTCACCGGTCTAAGTTTCCCATCCCTAACATCCCCTCCACCCTGGACAAGCAGACTAACTGGTCTAGAGCTCTGCCGCTGCCCACCCCAGAGGAGAGAATGAAATGCAATTCCCAAGTCATCGCCTCATGCATCATTCCTATTAATGTGACTG GGGTTGGCTTTGACAGAGATGCTAGTGTGCGCTGCTCACTCGTTCACTCGCAGTCTTTGCTTCAGAGGAGACGGAAGCTGAGGAGGCGGAGGACGGTCGCCGGTTTCCCCAGACAGGTGCAGCAGGATTTTG ACTCTGATGACTCCCCTGGTTCCAGGGAGCGGACGGTCATTGTTCACACCACTGCCGATATAACTCCTTCCACTGAGGGGCTGGCCAGCCATCTGACCACCAGAGACTCAGGTTGCCAGACCGAAGACTTTTTGACGTCAGGAGCGCCGTGTCGGAGGAGGCTCAGGGTCCAGAGAGGTCAGGGCGTGTCACTCCTGCTCTCCCACTCGGCAGGCAACATCTCCTGCCTGCCCGACAGCGCTGACCCCATGTTCTCCAGTTCAGTGGAGGCCCGTTTGCGGTCGCGAAGTCTGCCCAGAGACAGCAGCAGGATGATGATGATCCTCATGGACGATGAGCGCAACGACAGcgacgaggaggaggagctggcaCCCTTCGACTCCGAGGGTTTCCTTCCCGGGCGCAGGGAGAGGATcctgaaggaggaagaggagagcgCCGATGACCGGGCCGTGTCAGAGCGGCAGCTGGGGGGGCTGAAGTTTGCGCAACTGTCGGACAGTCCGGAGCACAGCTGGATGGAGCGGACCGGCGCTCAACTGCCCAGGAAAGCCGACATGGGCAGCTGCGAGATCTCGTCCAGTTCGGACACCTTCAGCAGCCCAGTTCACTCCGTCTCAGCCGCAGGGGTGCTGGGCAGCCAAATGGACCATAAGGATGACCACCAATCTTCAAGCGGGAACTGGAGTGGCAGCAGCTCCACCTGCCCCTCCCAGACCTCAGAAACTATCCCCCCCGCAGCGTCCCCTCCACTAACCGGATCCTCGCACTGCGACTCTGAGTTGTCCCTCAATGCCGCCACTCACACCGCCGAAGACCAGACCAGCTTCCTGCTGGACAACTACCAGGGCCTCAGAACCCAGCGAGCTGGCTCCTTCTCCTCAGCAGCTATGGATATATTAGAGGAGGCTGGAGTGAGTACGCCCATGGAGGGGGAGTGGGATTTCCCCAACGCGGAGCCGTCTTCCTCTCAGGGGTTCAGCCCTGAACCGGGCAGGGAGGCCGAGAGCAGCCTGGGCTGCCCCAGCTTCACCAGCATGGCTACCTGCGAGAGCAGCTTCTCCGACAAACCGCCATCAGAGAAAGCAGACACCGTTTCTTACTACTCTGTGGACACCGAAGGGTACTACACCTCCATGCACTTTGACTGCGGTTTAAAAGGCAGCAAAAGCTTCACCTACAACTATGCAAACCCTGGTTCTGATTGCGGTTTGTCGGACGTGAGCGGCCACCTGACTCTGGGGAGACGCTGCCTCTCCTTGAGAAAGTCAAAGGCCAAGCCCTCCCCACCAAAGAGGAGTTCCTCCTTGAGAAAGATATGCAGTGAGGGACACATCCCAGAAAAGAGAGAACCAAAGATTACCGGTACCTACAGACACCCAGTGTCTCTGTCCTCTAAAGAGCGGAGAATGCAGCTGGCTCTGTCTGGATCTCCAGGACTCATGGAGAACTCCTCACTAGGGCGAGAGCCCCTCGAGGTCTGGGCGATGGAAGGCACGTCAGATCTGACGGATTTAGGCATTTTAAGCTCCAAAGACGCACATTCCTTTAAGGACAATGGCATTGTGCAGTCAGACTATGCAGATCTCTGGCTTCTAAACGATTTGAAGTCCAGTGATCCCTACCGATCGCTATCAAACTCCAGCACAGCCACGGGTACGACTGTGATCGAATGCATCAAGTCACAGGAGAGCTCAGAGTCCCAGACTTCCCAGTCTGGCTCCAGAGCCACCACCCCATCACTCCCATCAGTGGAGAGCGAGTTCAAGTTGACGTCTCCGGAGAAGCTGGCCGGATTGGCGAGCCCATCGAGCGGCTACTCCAGTCAGTCTGAAACCCCCACCTCCTCATTTCCCTCCACCTTCTTCCCCGGACCTCTGTCCCCAGCCACTGGGAAGAGGAAGCCCAAAGTCCCAGAGAGGAAGTCGTCtctttcctctctgtctctgcaggCACGCTCATCCAGAGACGTAGCCACCTCGAAGAAAGATCTGGAGCTGCCGATGATTCCTCCTTCTCACCTCGACTTAAGTGCCCTTCACAGTCCAAGCAATAAAGACTCGGCTTACGGGAACCAGCTACCAAACCTTCTCCAGATCAAGCAAAAAGATGTGCCAACCGCCAAAACTGTCACATCTCCGAACTTGGAGTCCTTCACTGCCCACTCTCTGTCTATAACACCCTCAATTCTTCAAAAAGTGCAGCTTCGGTCCATCAGCAAGCAGCCTGAAGACCTGCATGAGAACAAAGTGGCCTCGAGACTCCAGTTTCCGTCTGAGAACTCAACCAGCAGTCAATCACTAGCTCTCAAGAGTCCCTCAATGCACAATTCTCATAATCATCATGTTTCATCAAACGACTCAATCCATGCCTCAAATGAAGAGCTTTCAATGGCAAATAGCAAGGGCACAGAGGTATTGTCAGGGAGCGCGACAGCTGTCGGACTGCAGTCAGAACCGTGTTTGGATGGTTCTAACGTCCCCAAGGCGTTGACTGTTCACGAAGCAAAGCAGCGCTCAGAGTCACCGGTAACATCCGTCTGCTCCGGAGAGTCTATCCCACACGTAGACTCTTCAGGTCAGCAGCAGAGCGAACTGCCCGAAGCGGAAATGTGTCCTTGCCCTCCGGTTTTACACAGCTCACCCAAGAGGTCCAACTGTGTGGACAAAGTgcctgctgctgacagtcctctGGAGACGTCCCAGGAGAGCTCCATCAGCAGCGAAGGGGAGAACGACTCATCAGGAGTTTCAGCCGAAAGTGCCTCACAGGACAGGAAAGAGGAATCCACAGAGGAGGCAGACGATTGCTTTAGCAAAG actttaCAGAAAGTGACAACTCTGCGCCGTCACAGCTCGAGGAGTCACAAAAAGAGGATGACAGCGTGTTTCTGTCACCCAACAAGTCCCGCACCACTGAGGATCTGTTCGCTATGATTCACAG ATCCAAAAGGAAAGTGTTGGGGAGGAAGGACTCCACTGAGCTGGCTGCAAGGACCCGCCTCAGCGCCTCATCGGGCAACACCCCACCGCCCAGCAGCACCGTCACCTCCCCGGTCCCTGCGGCGTCCCCCTCTTCCCCCTCCCCCGCTGTGACCCCGCCCGCCCCACACAGAGTCTCGGGGCCCATCTACAGGAACGCGAAGAAGTCCAGCACCTCCAACGAGGAGTTCAAGCAGCTGCTGCTTAAAAAGGGGAGCCGCTCGGACTCCAGCTACCGCATGTCGGCTGCTGAGATCCTGAAGAGCCCCGTCGCTCCGAAGTCGCCTGGAGACTTTCTGACCGAGTCACCCAGACAGTCGGAGGAGGCCCCCTCCCCACTGCAGCAACTCCTGTTGGACCAAGAGCAGCTGTCCAGCCCGTACCCCAAAGCCAACGGCGAGAGCTTCTCCCCGAGACCCTTCCTCTCGTCTGCCGCTTCCAGGCAGGGCCGCTCGAGGATCCCGCCGCCCGCCAGCAGCAGCCGCTACAGCGTGCGCAGCAGGCTGTACTCCACGCCCATGCAGGCCATCTCCGAGGGCGAGACGGAGAACTCGGACGGAAGCCCTCACGATGACCGCTCCACGTAG
- the nhsa gene encoding Nance-Horan syndrome protein isoform X4 has product MKCNSQVIASCIIPINVTGVGFDRDASVRCSLVHSQSLLQRRRKLRRRRTVAGFPRQVQQDFDSDDSPGSRERTVIVHTTADITPSTEGLASHLTTRDSGCQTEDFLTSGAPCRRRLRVQRGQGVSLLLSHSAGNISCLPDSADPMFSSSVEARLRSRSLPRDSSRMMMILMDDERNDSDEEEELAPFDSEGFLPGRRERILKEEEESADDRAVSERQLGGLKFAQLSDSPEHSWMERTGAQLPRKADMGSCEISSSSDTFSSPVHSVSAAGVLGSQMDHKDDHQSSSGNWSGSSSTCPSQTSETIPPAASPPLTGSSHCDSELSLNAATHTAEDQTSFLLDNYQGLRTQRAGSFSSAAMDILEEAGVSTPMEGEWDFPNAEPSSSQGFSPEPGREAESSLGCPSFTSMATCESSFSDKPPSEKADTVSYYSVDTEGYYTSMHFDCGLKGSKSFTYNYANPGSDCGLSDVSGHLTLGRRCLSLRKSKAKPSPPKRSSSLRKICSEGHIPEKREPKITGTYRHPVSLSSKERRMQLALSGSPGLMENSSLGREPLEVWAMEGTSDLTDLGILSSKDAHSFKDNGIVQSDYADLWLLNDLKSSDPYRSLSNSSTATGTTVIECIKSQESSESQTSQSGSRATTPSLPSVESEFKLTSPEKLAGLASPSSGYSSQSETPTSSFPSTFFPGPLSPATGKRKPKVPERKSSLSSLSLQARSSRDVATSKKDLELPMIPPSHLDLSALHSPSNKDSAYGNQLPNLLQIKQKDVPTAKTVTSPNLESFTAHSLSITPSILQKVQLRSISKQPEDLHENKVASRLQFPSENSTSSQSLALKSPSMHNSHNHHVSSNDSIHASNEELSMANSKGTEVLSGSATAVGLQSEPCLDGSNVPKALTVHEAKQRSESPVTSVCSGESIPHVDSSGQQQSELPEAEMCPCPPVLHSSPKRSNCVDKVPAADSPLETSQESSISSEGENDSSGVSAESASQDRKEESTEEADDCFSKDFTESDNSAPSQLEESQKEDDSVFLSPNKSRTTEDLFAMIHRSKRKVLGRKDSTELAARTRLSASSGNTPPPSSTVTSPVPAASPSSPSPAVTPPAPHRVSGPIYRNAKKSSTSNEEFKQLLLKKGSRSDSSYRMSAAEILKSPVAPKSPGDFLTESPRQSEEAPSPLQQLLLDQEQLSSPYPKANGESFSPRPFLSSAASRQGRSRIPPPASSSRYSVRSRLYSTPMQAISEGETENSDGSPHDDRST; this is encoded by the exons ATGAAATGCAATTCCCAAGTCATCGCCTCATGCATCATTCCTATTAATGTGACTG GGGTTGGCTTTGACAGAGATGCTAGTGTGCGCTGCTCACTCGTTCACTCGCAGTCTTTGCTTCAGAGGAGACGGAAGCTGAGGAGGCGGAGGACGGTCGCCGGTTTCCCCAGACAGGTGCAGCAGGATTTTG ACTCTGATGACTCCCCTGGTTCCAGGGAGCGGACGGTCATTGTTCACACCACTGCCGATATAACTCCTTCCACTGAGGGGCTGGCCAGCCATCTGACCACCAGAGACTCAGGTTGCCAGACCGAAGACTTTTTGACGTCAGGAGCGCCGTGTCGGAGGAGGCTCAGGGTCCAGAGAGGTCAGGGCGTGTCACTCCTGCTCTCCCACTCGGCAGGCAACATCTCCTGCCTGCCCGACAGCGCTGACCCCATGTTCTCCAGTTCAGTGGAGGCCCGTTTGCGGTCGCGAAGTCTGCCCAGAGACAGCAGCAGGATGATGATGATCCTCATGGACGATGAGCGCAACGACAGcgacgaggaggaggagctggcaCCCTTCGACTCCGAGGGTTTCCTTCCCGGGCGCAGGGAGAGGATcctgaaggaggaagaggagagcgCCGATGACCGGGCCGTGTCAGAGCGGCAGCTGGGGGGGCTGAAGTTTGCGCAACTGTCGGACAGTCCGGAGCACAGCTGGATGGAGCGGACCGGCGCTCAACTGCCCAGGAAAGCCGACATGGGCAGCTGCGAGATCTCGTCCAGTTCGGACACCTTCAGCAGCCCAGTTCACTCCGTCTCAGCCGCAGGGGTGCTGGGCAGCCAAATGGACCATAAGGATGACCACCAATCTTCAAGCGGGAACTGGAGTGGCAGCAGCTCCACCTGCCCCTCCCAGACCTCAGAAACTATCCCCCCCGCAGCGTCCCCTCCACTAACCGGATCCTCGCACTGCGACTCTGAGTTGTCCCTCAATGCCGCCACTCACACCGCCGAAGACCAGACCAGCTTCCTGCTGGACAACTACCAGGGCCTCAGAACCCAGCGAGCTGGCTCCTTCTCCTCAGCAGCTATGGATATATTAGAGGAGGCTGGAGTGAGTACGCCCATGGAGGGGGAGTGGGATTTCCCCAACGCGGAGCCGTCTTCCTCTCAGGGGTTCAGCCCTGAACCGGGCAGGGAGGCCGAGAGCAGCCTGGGCTGCCCCAGCTTCACCAGCATGGCTACCTGCGAGAGCAGCTTCTCCGACAAACCGCCATCAGAGAAAGCAGACACCGTTTCTTACTACTCTGTGGACACCGAAGGGTACTACACCTCCATGCACTTTGACTGCGGTTTAAAAGGCAGCAAAAGCTTCACCTACAACTATGCAAACCCTGGTTCTGATTGCGGTTTGTCGGACGTGAGCGGCCACCTGACTCTGGGGAGACGCTGCCTCTCCTTGAGAAAGTCAAAGGCCAAGCCCTCCCCACCAAAGAGGAGTTCCTCCTTGAGAAAGATATGCAGTGAGGGACACATCCCAGAAAAGAGAGAACCAAAGATTACCGGTACCTACAGACACCCAGTGTCTCTGTCCTCTAAAGAGCGGAGAATGCAGCTGGCTCTGTCTGGATCTCCAGGACTCATGGAGAACTCCTCACTAGGGCGAGAGCCCCTCGAGGTCTGGGCGATGGAAGGCACGTCAGATCTGACGGATTTAGGCATTTTAAGCTCCAAAGACGCACATTCCTTTAAGGACAATGGCATTGTGCAGTCAGACTATGCAGATCTCTGGCTTCTAAACGATTTGAAGTCCAGTGATCCCTACCGATCGCTATCAAACTCCAGCACAGCCACGGGTACGACTGTGATCGAATGCATCAAGTCACAGGAGAGCTCAGAGTCCCAGACTTCCCAGTCTGGCTCCAGAGCCACCACCCCATCACTCCCATCAGTGGAGAGCGAGTTCAAGTTGACGTCTCCGGAGAAGCTGGCCGGATTGGCGAGCCCATCGAGCGGCTACTCCAGTCAGTCTGAAACCCCCACCTCCTCATTTCCCTCCACCTTCTTCCCCGGACCTCTGTCCCCAGCCACTGGGAAGAGGAAGCCCAAAGTCCCAGAGAGGAAGTCGTCtctttcctctctgtctctgcaggCACGCTCATCCAGAGACGTAGCCACCTCGAAGAAAGATCTGGAGCTGCCGATGATTCCTCCTTCTCACCTCGACTTAAGTGCCCTTCACAGTCCAAGCAATAAAGACTCGGCTTACGGGAACCAGCTACCAAACCTTCTCCAGATCAAGCAAAAAGATGTGCCAACCGCCAAAACTGTCACATCTCCGAACTTGGAGTCCTTCACTGCCCACTCTCTGTCTATAACACCCTCAATTCTTCAAAAAGTGCAGCTTCGGTCCATCAGCAAGCAGCCTGAAGACCTGCATGAGAACAAAGTGGCCTCGAGACTCCAGTTTCCGTCTGAGAACTCAACCAGCAGTCAATCACTAGCTCTCAAGAGTCCCTCAATGCACAATTCTCATAATCATCATGTTTCATCAAACGACTCAATCCATGCCTCAAATGAAGAGCTTTCAATGGCAAATAGCAAGGGCACAGAGGTATTGTCAGGGAGCGCGACAGCTGTCGGACTGCAGTCAGAACCGTGTTTGGATGGTTCTAACGTCCCCAAGGCGTTGACTGTTCACGAAGCAAAGCAGCGCTCAGAGTCACCGGTAACATCCGTCTGCTCCGGAGAGTCTATCCCACACGTAGACTCTTCAGGTCAGCAGCAGAGCGAACTGCCCGAAGCGGAAATGTGTCCTTGCCCTCCGGTTTTACACAGCTCACCCAAGAGGTCCAACTGTGTGGACAAAGTgcctgctgctgacagtcctctGGAGACGTCCCAGGAGAGCTCCATCAGCAGCGAAGGGGAGAACGACTCATCAGGAGTTTCAGCCGAAAGTGCCTCACAGGACAGGAAAGAGGAATCCACAGAGGAGGCAGACGATTGCTTTAGCAAAG actttaCAGAAAGTGACAACTCTGCGCCGTCACAGCTCGAGGAGTCACAAAAAGAGGATGACAGCGTGTTTCTGTCACCCAACAAGTCCCGCACCACTGAGGATCTGTTCGCTATGATTCACAG ATCCAAAAGGAAAGTGTTGGGGAGGAAGGACTCCACTGAGCTGGCTGCAAGGACCCGCCTCAGCGCCTCATCGGGCAACACCCCACCGCCCAGCAGCACCGTCACCTCCCCGGTCCCTGCGGCGTCCCCCTCTTCCCCCTCCCCCGCTGTGACCCCGCCCGCCCCACACAGAGTCTCGGGGCCCATCTACAGGAACGCGAAGAAGTCCAGCACCTCCAACGAGGAGTTCAAGCAGCTGCTGCTTAAAAAGGGGAGCCGCTCGGACTCCAGCTACCGCATGTCGGCTGCTGAGATCCTGAAGAGCCCCGTCGCTCCGAAGTCGCCTGGAGACTTTCTGACCGAGTCACCCAGACAGTCGGAGGAGGCCCCCTCCCCACTGCAGCAACTCCTGTTGGACCAAGAGCAGCTGTCCAGCCCGTACCCCAAAGCCAACGGCGAGAGCTTCTCCCCGAGACCCTTCCTCTCGTCTGCCGCTTCCAGGCAGGGCCGCTCGAGGATCCCGCCGCCCGCCAGCAGCAGCCGCTACAGCGTGCGCAGCAGGCTGTACTCCACGCCCATGCAGGCCATCTCCGAGGGCGAGACGGAGAACTCGGACGGAAGCCCTCACGATGACCGCTCCACGTAG